In the genome of Microbacterium saperdae, one region contains:
- a CDS encoding amidohydrolase/deacetylase family metallohydrolase, translating to MSTNAAPILIENGRVHDAERGWRDHGSVRIADGLIVESHADADVVAIDASGLLVVPGLVDLHTHIFRGQDAGVEPDELGARTGVTTMVDAGSAGAHLFAAFETTTIMPAATRIVAFLNIASIGITSFRLRGELQTLDYCDTAAAIAAVERHREHLVGIKVRASADVGADNAVEALRRAREVADATSLPLMVHLGPAPATVDQILDRLAPGDILTHCFTGFSGNKVADTAPRPSVRRAHERGVVFDVGHGGSGFDATVARTMIDAGLLPHVISSDVHHYSIDTIPGLPAAMSKMLALGMTLESVITAATSTPAAVVGVRERGVGSLAPGSVADVAAFRLVDGDVEFADGHGHAFTGTQQLVPALTIRRGSVVFPADASGH from the coding sequence ATGTCCACGAACGCCGCGCCGATCCTCATCGAGAACGGTCGCGTCCACGACGCGGAGCGCGGCTGGCGGGATCACGGCAGCGTGCGCATCGCCGACGGTCTCATCGTCGAGTCGCACGCGGATGCCGACGTCGTCGCGATCGATGCCTCGGGACTCCTCGTGGTTCCCGGCCTCGTCGACCTGCACACGCACATCTTCCGCGGGCAGGATGCCGGGGTCGAGCCCGACGAGCTCGGAGCTCGCACGGGTGTGACGACGATGGTCGATGCGGGAAGTGCGGGGGCGCATCTCTTCGCCGCGTTCGAGACCACGACCATCATGCCGGCGGCGACGCGTATCGTCGCGTTCCTGAACATCGCCAGTATCGGCATCACGAGCTTCCGGCTGCGGGGTGAGCTGCAGACGCTCGACTACTGCGACACGGCGGCAGCGATCGCCGCGGTGGAGCGGCATCGTGAGCACCTCGTCGGGATCAAGGTCCGCGCCTCGGCCGATGTCGGGGCCGACAACGCCGTCGAGGCCCTGCGGCGGGCCAGAGAGGTGGCGGACGCGACCTCCCTGCCCTTGATGGTGCACCTCGGCCCCGCGCCGGCGACCGTCGACCAGATCCTCGATCGGCTGGCGCCCGGCGACATCCTCACCCACTGCTTCACCGGCTTCTCCGGAAACAAGGTGGCCGATACGGCGCCGCGCCCCTCGGTCCGCCGCGCCCATGAACGCGGAGTCGTCTTCGACGTCGGGCACGGGGGGAGCGGGTTCGACGCGACCGTCGCCCGCACCATGATCGACGCGGGGCTCCTTCCCCACGTGATCAGCTCCGACGTGCATCACTACTCGATCGACACCATTCCCGGATTGCCCGCGGCGATGTCGAAGATGCTCGCGCTGGGAATGACGCTGGAGTCCGTGATCACCGCAGCCACGAGTACGCCGGCAGCAGTCGTCGGGGTGCGGGAACGCGGCGTCGGCTCGCTCGCGCCCGGATCCGTGGCCGATGTCGCGGCATTCCGACTGGTCGACGGCGATGTCGAGTTCGCCGACGGCCACGGTCATGCCTTCACCGGTACGCAGCAGCTCGTGCCGGCACTCACCATCCGTCGCGGCAGCGTGGTCTTCCCGGCCGACGCCTCCGGGCACTGA
- a CDS encoding IclR family transcriptional regulator encodes MPNTDVSTTDALLPSSSAQPPTGSSIKSAERVMDLLDLLSQHEDGQSFGAIREALSLPKSSLHGLLQVMTYRGYLDLDPDDKVYRIGVRAWQVGRGFVLPDHLAAAGKVFLREARDQLNETIQMAVLDGIENVYIAKEDSDQPLRLFSEVGKRLPAYTTGLGKVLLSALPEEEVIRRFTGVRMRKYTDQTISSLPELLQVLETARERGYSEDTGEYTEGLYCVAVPVLNSSGGVVAAISCSIPSARVVDVAALRDEVLLTLRSAAAGMTRSL; translated from the coding sequence GTGCCGAACACCGACGTCAGCACGACAGACGCTCTTCTCCCGTCGAGCAGCGCTCAGCCGCCCACCGGCAGCTCCATCAAATCCGCCGAGCGCGTGATGGACCTGTTGGACCTGCTGTCCCAGCACGAGGACGGGCAGAGCTTCGGTGCGATCCGCGAAGCCCTCAGCCTGCCCAAGAGCAGCCTGCACGGCCTGCTCCAGGTCATGACGTACCGCGGGTATCTCGACCTGGATCCCGACGACAAGGTCTATCGGATCGGCGTGCGGGCGTGGCAGGTCGGGCGCGGCTTCGTGCTTCCCGACCACCTCGCCGCGGCCGGGAAGGTGTTCCTCCGGGAGGCAAGGGACCAGCTCAACGAGACGATCCAGATGGCGGTCCTCGACGGGATCGAGAACGTGTACATCGCGAAGGAGGATTCGGATCAGCCCCTCCGCCTCTTCTCCGAGGTCGGGAAGCGACTGCCCGCCTACACCACCGGCCTCGGGAAGGTGCTGCTCTCCGCCCTGCCGGAGGAGGAGGTCATCCGCCGGTTCACCGGGGTGCGGATGCGCAAGTACACGGACCAGACGATCAGCTCGCTCCCCGAGCTCCTGCAGGTGCTCGAGACCGCACGTGAGCGCGGGTACTCGGAAGACACCGGAGAGTACACCGAGGGCCTGTACTGCGTCGCCGTCCCGGTGCTGAACTCGAGCGGTGGGGTCGTCGCGGCCATCAGCTGCTCGATCCCGTCCGCCCGCGTCGTCGACGTCGCCGCGCTGCGCGACGAGGTGCTGCTGACGCTGCGGTCGGCGGCGGCGGGGATGACCCGCTCGCTCTGA
- a CDS encoding RidA family protein encodes MTRIAGSSAAVPPPAGPYSQSARIGSFVASSGQAGFLPDGSLPDGVAEQTRLALAHVRDALRASGAGFEHVLHMRIYLTDPSQFATMNEVYTEFLGAPYPARTTVYVTLPAGMHVEIDALAVV; translated from the coding sequence ATGACTCGGATCGCCGGTTCCTCCGCCGCGGTCCCGCCCCCGGCCGGACCCTACTCGCAGAGCGCCCGCATCGGCTCGTTCGTCGCCAGCTCCGGCCAGGCCGGATTCCTTCCGGACGGCTCGCTGCCCGATGGCGTCGCCGAGCAGACGCGCCTCGCCCTCGCGCACGTCCGCGACGCGCTCCGCGCCTCCGGAGCCGGGTTCGAGCACGTGCTGCACATGCGCATCTACCTGACCGACCCGTCGCAGTTCGCCACGATGAACGAGGTCTACACCGAGTTCCTCGGTGCTCCGTATCCCGCGCGCACCACGGTGTACGTGACGCTCCCCGCGGGCATGCACGTCGAGATCGACGCGCTCGCCGTCGTGTGA
- a CDS encoding zinc-dependent alcohol dehydrogenase has protein sequence MKALVYHGPNRLTVENRPDPIAGPGEVLVEVIATGICGSDLHGYTGENGRRMPGQIMGHETVGRIAALGADADEHLSLGDLVTIDPVLSCGECAVCLDPGEQLCPRRRVIGVDPLIIAAFAEQIAVPARNVVVLPPDMPADLGALVEPLAVGFRAATRGGVGPASAVLVIGGGPIGQAAALAARRLGARVVVSEISAARATLVTQLGFPVLNPADVDLATAVEAELGRRPDVVIDAVALSSTLTQALQVSAVGASIVLLGMGSPQLDLDAYRVSTEERTVIGSFCYTAAQFRSTAEWVAANAAALEPLIDDSVLLADAPRAFADLADGTSNASKILVRLGS, from the coding sequence GTGAAAGCTCTCGTGTACCACGGCCCGAATCGACTGACGGTCGAGAACCGTCCCGATCCGATCGCCGGCCCCGGCGAGGTGCTGGTCGAGGTCATCGCGACCGGCATCTGCGGCTCCGACCTGCACGGCTACACGGGCGAGAACGGCCGGCGCATGCCGGGACAGATCATGGGTCACGAGACGGTCGGCCGCATCGCCGCGCTCGGTGCCGACGCCGACGAGCACCTGTCCCTCGGCGATCTCGTCACGATCGACCCCGTCCTCAGCTGCGGCGAATGCGCCGTCTGCCTCGACCCCGGAGAGCAGCTCTGCCCCCGACGTCGTGTGATCGGCGTTGATCCGCTGATCATCGCTGCCTTCGCCGAGCAGATCGCCGTCCCCGCGCGCAACGTCGTGGTCCTTCCCCCGGACATGCCCGCCGACCTCGGGGCGCTCGTCGAGCCGCTCGCGGTCGGCTTCCGCGCGGCCACCCGAGGCGGCGTCGGACCCGCGAGCGCCGTCCTCGTGATCGGCGGGGGCCCCATCGGGCAGGCCGCCGCTCTCGCAGCTCGCCGCCTGGGCGCTCGAGTGGTCGTGTCCGAGATCTCCGCGGCACGTGCCACCTTGGTCACCCAGCTCGGCTTCCCCGTGCTGAATCCCGCGGATGTCGACCTCGCCACGGCGGTCGAGGCGGAGCTGGGTCGCCGACCGGATGTCGTGATCGACGCCGTCGCGCTGAGCTCGACGCTCACTCAGGCTCTCCAGGTCTCGGCGGTGGGCGCGAGCATCGTGCTGCTCGGCATGGGCTCTCCCCAGCTCGACCTCGACGCCTATCGGGTGAGCACGGAGGAGCGCACGGTCATCGGGAGCTTCTGCTACACCGCCGCACAGTTCCGGAGCACCGCCGAATGGGTCGCGGCCAACGCCGCCGCCCTGGAACCGCTGATCGACGACTCCGTCCTCCTCGCCGACGCGCCCCGTGCCTTCGCCGACCTCGCGGACGGAACCAGCAACGCCTCCAAGATCCTGGTCCGCCTCGGGAGCTGA
- a CDS encoding aminotransferase class V-fold PLP-dependent enzyme gives MSIYDDLGVKTVINGVGPATRLGGLPVSEPVWAAMREAMSVTVRISALQAAAGRRLSSLLGVPACYVTSGAAAALTLGTAVALTGSDSARVDALPNTTGMPNRVIIQRAQRDPYDHAVTAAGAELVEIGYPHTTHTSELERAIDERTAAVLVRPGAPGNLLTLRTISEIAHAHGVPVIVDGALRVPPIERLQQFFADGADLVAVSGGKKFRAPQATGILCGRPELIAAVALHHQDMDEREQTWMSGEHADSPEPWAPSAPPRHGIGRSMKVGREQIAGLVTAVDRYVNAPGEDDRAGLAELDILQEQLGAQASTTVTRGFEESLDVPVLHLDLSRTGVDIDTVIRALATGDPAIAVGEDHAWRGVLTVNPLALLPGDGARFAEAFTRTLDRLGAESATADGASA, from the coding sequence ATGAGCATCTACGACGATCTCGGCGTCAAGACGGTCATCAACGGGGTCGGGCCGGCGACCCGTCTGGGCGGGCTGCCGGTGTCGGAGCCCGTGTGGGCGGCCATGCGCGAGGCGATGAGCGTGACGGTGCGCATCAGCGCGCTGCAGGCAGCAGCGGGACGACGACTCTCCTCACTCCTCGGGGTGCCGGCCTGCTATGTCACCTCGGGTGCGGCGGCGGCTCTCACGCTCGGCACCGCCGTCGCCCTCACCGGCTCCGACAGTGCCAGGGTCGATGCCCTCCCGAACACCACGGGCATGCCGAATCGCGTCATCATCCAGCGGGCGCAGCGCGATCCCTATGACCACGCGGTCACGGCTGCGGGGGCGGAGCTGGTCGAGATCGGCTATCCGCACACCACGCACACCAGCGAGCTCGAGCGCGCCATCGACGAGCGCACCGCAGCGGTCCTGGTGCGACCCGGCGCGCCCGGCAATCTCCTCACCCTGCGCACGATCTCCGAGATCGCGCACGCGCACGGTGTCCCGGTGATCGTCGACGGCGCGCTGCGGGTGCCGCCGATCGAGCGACTCCAGCAGTTCTTCGCCGATGGCGCAGACCTCGTCGCCGTCAGCGGCGGCAAGAAGTTCCGCGCACCGCAGGCCACCGGCATCCTCTGCGGGCGCCCCGAGCTGATCGCCGCCGTCGCGCTCCATCATCAGGACATGGATGAGCGTGAGCAGACCTGGATGAGTGGAGAGCATGCCGACTCTCCCGAGCCCTGGGCGCCGTCGGCGCCGCCGCGGCACGGGATCGGACGCTCGATGAAGGTCGGACGCGAACAGATCGCCGGCCTCGTCACGGCCGTAGACCGTTACGTCAACGCGCCGGGCGAGGACGATCGCGCCGGGCTCGCCGAACTCGACATCCTGCAGGAGCAGCTCGGCGCGCAGGCGTCGACCACGGTGACGCGCGGTTTCGAGGAGTCGCTCGACGTGCCTGTCCTGCACCTCGATCTGAGCCGGACGGGAGTCGACATCGACACCGTGATCCGGGCGCTGGCCACCGGAGACCCCGCGATCGCGGTCGGGGAGGATCATGCCTGGCGGGGCGTCCTCACGGTGAATCCGCTCGCGCTGCTCCCCGGTGACGGAGCACGGTTCGCGGAGGCCTTCACACGGACACTCGATCGCCTCGGCGCCGAGAGTGCGACAGCGGACGGAGCCTCGGCATGA